The following are from one region of the Lineus longissimus chromosome 19, tnLinLong1.2, whole genome shotgun sequence genome:
- the LOC135502736 gene encoding uncharacterized protein LOC135502736, whose product MKADRFTVTPGGGIFKSSADPNIRIYFPVNAVDNPMDIVLQIEKVDQEALLSAKLRSRTVDNILAMGHIIHVWQSVNVNFNEQVALTIPAPPTPQRGKLHVITYRDDNTCAPCSSGYRIINGYMTINAWHFSGKGAVLTRTKCKYKACKSVETLLRSFYI is encoded by the exons ATGAAGGCCGATAGGTTCACAGTGACACCTGGTGGAGGGATATTCAAATCATCGGCCGATCCAAACATTAGGATCTATTTCCCTGTAAATGCCGTGGACAATCCTATGGATATTGTTTTACAG ATCGAGAAAGTCGACCAGGAGGCGCTACTGAGTGCCAAACTCCGCAGCCGGACCGTCGACAACATCCTCGCCATGGGACACATCATACATGTCTGGCAGAGTGTCAACGTCAACTTTAATGAGCAGGTTGCCTTGACGATACCGGCGCCACCCACACCACAGCGGGGGAAGCTTCACGTGATCACGTATCGGGATGATAACACGTGCGCCCCGTGTAGTTCGGGCTACCGCATCATTAATGGTTATATGACCATAAATGCTTGGCATTTCTCAGG GAAAGGTGCCGTGCTGACGAGGACCAAATGTAAATACAAGGCCTGCAAGTCGGTGGAAACATTACTGAGGAGCTTCTACATATAA
- the LOC135502947 gene encoding leucine-rich repeat protein SHOC-2-like, producing MLKFYSVANANGQASREPAPMKSILSTSVKTRRKNYSVRQPTVQIAPDDENLVKSQQEYVRRQLHLIRRWIKRTEGSKMSRRDPHYRTLPPPRSRPPLTSTPKHSRPPLASRSKSEPGWHAREWVESTTLRMKLVINERGMLELDLSDRKLYDIPKETFNFSRIQTLKICRNKISIVPSAIGQLRKLQIFDAHLNALMQVPDTICNCQHLYEMDLSSNKLRMLPPQIGLLRELKVLRLGRNQFEHLPSELGLLENLRTLDVQSNRLTMLPFTLENFKKLTSLNFSSNKIDIFPHQLCQVKSLQAIFARHNMLKSLPNDFQNLKLLRELNLQHNQMDSFPNVILALKNLAYLNLSQNRIKALPTLISKLAKLKNFHIEGNKMQSLTCNFESLENLNASDNHITNCALIQVKALKYLNLNNNQLENLPLGVCQLGNLEVLKLSRNRIQYLSKDVELLKNLQHFDISFNKLTKLPQVINELEKLEYFNVRGNKVVNQPILLEKVHLDNGNPRSSYVKHLIEKYNSERKGAKQSWWSRRGAKGENKSVQATVGVRDSSPVRRQYRRHRQQPQYHDSSTDTRTHKQEGTGWYDVRGISSEDTTPKRTAAILTTTRPARSGQRETPTRYRPLSDQPRQRPRSRGRTQTPFMRRKLVFKDDEDTVLSDGNWTLIPKDGDDTPDENGTRHITSSSDEEPVLSESVYTPVKPRDTVRTDFTLLGLCNQIESLLSQQLLKPVISHKGNFGRHSMSSLSPTSHPPITTETYHADWKIPDKIRDLRNGDVRGNLV from the exons ATGTTGAAATTCTACTCAGTTGCCAATGCAAATGGCCAGGCATCCCGAGAACCAGCTCCGATGAAAAGCATTTTGTCAACATCGGTGAAGACACGACGGAAGAATTACTCTGTCCGTCAGCCCACAGTACAGATTGCACCAGATGATGAAAATCTCGTCAAGTCTCAACAAGAATATGTGAGACGCCAGCTGCATTTGATCCGGCGATGGATCAAAAGG ACAGAGGGTTCAAAGATGTCACGTCGCGACCCACACTATCGGACGCTACCACCCCCACGATCACGCCCACCACTCACCTCAACCCCAAAACACTCTCGCCCACCGCTCGCCTCAAGATCGAAGTCAGAACCAGGCTGGCATGCTCGAGAATGGGTGGAGTCGACCACACTGAGGATGAAACTCGTAATCAACGAACGCGGAATGCTCGAACTTGATCTCTCGGATCGAAAATTGTACGACATACCGAAAGAAACGTTCAACTTTTCTCGGATACAAACACTGAAAATCTGCCGCAATAAGATATCTATCGTCCCAAGTGCTATTGGTCAGTTACGGAAGTTGCAGATTTTCGATGCGCATTTGAACGCTCTAATGCAAGTTCCGGATACAATCTGTAACTGTCAGCATCTTTACGAGATGGATTTGTCTAGCAACAAACTACGCATGCTCCCACCACAGATCGGGCTCCTTCGTGAGTTGAAAGTCTTACGCCTCGGACGCAATCAATTCGAGCATCTCCCAAGCGAGTTAGGCCTGTTGGAAAATCTCCGCACTTTAGACGTCCAATCAAATCGGTTAACAATGCTACCGTTCACCCTAGAGAATTTCAAGAAGTTGACAAGTTTGAACTTCAGCAGTAACAAAATAGACATCTTTCCCCATCAGCTGTGCCAAGTGAAAAGTCTACAGGCAATCTTCGCAAGGCATAACATGTTAAAGAGCCTCCCGAATGACTTCCAGAATCTAAAACTCCTCCGCGAGTTGAATCTCCAACATAATCAAATGGACTCCTTCCCCAATGTCATCCTGGCGTTAAAAAATCTCGCGTATTTGAATCTGTCGCAAAATCGCATCAAGGCGCTACCGACGCTGATTTCGAAACTTGCAAAGTTGAAAAATTTTCACATCGAGGGGAATAAGATGCAGAGTCTGACATGTAATTTTGAAAGTCTTGAGAATTTGAACGCGTCGGATAACCATATTACTAACTGTGCCCTGATTCAGGTAAAGGCGTTgaagtatttgaatttgaacaaCAACCAGCTGGAGAACCTCCCGCTTGGCGTCTGCCAGCTCGGGAACCTTGAGGTGCTAAAACTCagtcgaaacagaatacaatacTTATCAAAAGATGTAGAACTGTTGAAGAATCTTCAACACTTCGATATTAGTTTTAACAAACTTACAAAGCTACCCCAGGTCATCAACGAGTTGGAAAAACTGGAATATTTCAACGTACGAGGGAACAAGGTCGTGAATCAACCGATTTTGTTGGAGAAGGTCCACTTGGATAATGGGAACCCAAGGAGTAGCTACGTGAAGCATTTGATTGAGAAGTATAATTCGGAGCGTAAGGGTGCAAAACAGTCTTGGTGGAGTCGCCGAGGGGCGAAGGGGGAGAATAAATCGGTGCAGGCCACGGTGGGGGTGAGAGATTCGTCACCGGTGAGACGGCAGTACAGGCGTCACAGGCAACAGCCGCAGTATCACGACTCGAGCACGGACACCAGGACTCATAAACAGGAAGGGACAGGTTGGTATGACGTCCGTGGAATAAGCAGCGAGGATACCACACCAAAGCGGACAGCTGCAATTTTGACTACAACACGACCAGCCCGTTCTGGCCAACGGGAAACGCCGACGAGATACAGGCCTCTATCTGACCAACCCCGCCAACGGCCGAGATCACGGGGGCGCACACAGACGCCATTCATGCGCCGTAAATTAGTCTTCAAGGACGACGAGGATACGGTTTTAAGCGACGGCAACTGGACCCTGATACCGAAAGACGGTGACGACACTCCTGACGAGAACGGTACTAGACATATTACGTCAAGTTCGGACGAGGAACCGGTGCTGTCGGAGTCCGTTTACACACCAGTGAAGCCTCGCGATACTGTGAGGACGGACTTTACCCTGTTAGGATTGTGTAACCAGATTGAGTCGTTATTGTCACAGCAGTTACTCAAGCCAGTCATATCTCACAAGGGAAACTTTGGTAGACACAG TATGAGCAGCCTGTCCCCGACCTCCCATCCACCAATCACAACAGAGACATACCACGCAGACTGGAAAATACCCGATAAAATCCGCGACCTGCGCAATGGTGACGTACGAGGCAACCTTGTC
- the LOC135503142 gene encoding uncharacterized protein LOC135503142 isoform X2, whose translation MTDVYDKYPSFIPSASKTEKNGSSRHHKAPLSQSETKAEINRKKLYEGGSIFLEELCSLPMTQRAAEAVMEIKKGNTLFGSLGALAASAGLFVANACVSPIKVATSVVAKTSPTAAVYVDSTAAVLLESVETALPVIRSDPVKVARRLKYRSVKLMYDGARCVVKSQIGQCALKTVNTLVEGAEVMLAYVAPLDSCAETAEEPGDGLRTEEESGEHKGTQTPASPKPETSTLVCRVLALPFRTALMVTKPIQRTMVYFAKSRRYRKTGRTPCLETRTAKKSLEGRPRASPRKRASKPEKPPFYRRLATSLLVTLKIMNPPQPEDTSVQPPNYVFDPNIVPSPKHKFAKRSHDDVGSDDGTLSDIMGDLEDYCSDDDPNYEWDYSCMGEDYDSFEYMTDSFSDLEEELDFVEKEAGTNILGGLQCFLDKNEIGDDGGKNYTSDSKSGMAVSSKAKVTESNMTEVKESNMGAMTEPNMAEVTKGMRHMSYNTENKGRKSRSQSNCEIRRHQNRQEMFRSNRNEY comes from the exons ATGACCGACGTGTACGACAAGTACCCATCTTTCATTCCATCTGCTTCG AAAACGGAGAAAAATGGCTCAAGCCGGCACCACAAGGCTCCCCTGTCGCAGTCTGAGACAAAGGCCGAAATCAACCGCAAGAAGCTCTATGAAGGAGGCAGCATTTTCCTGGAGGAGCTATGTTCTCTACCGATGACGCAGAGAGCGGCGGAGGCAGTTATGGAGATAAAGAAGGGCAACACTTTGTTTGGGTCACTCGGGGCGCTGGCGGCGTCAGCTGGTCTGTTCGTCGCCAACGCCTGCGTCTCTCCAATCAAGGTTGCGACTTCGGTGGTTGCGAAGACGAGTCCCACAGCTG cTGTGTACGTGGACTCCACTGCCGCTGTTTTGTTAGAGAGCGTCGAGACAGCTCTACCAGTCATTAGGTCCGATCCAGTCAAG GTGGCTAGACGGTTAAAATACAGGTCCGTCAAGTTGATGTATGACGGGGCCAGATGCGTGGTGAAGAGCCAGATCGGCCAGTGTGCCCTGAAGACAGTGAATACCCTGGTGGAAGGCGCGGAGGTGATGCTGGCATATGTTGCTCCACTAGATTCTTGCGCGGAGACTGCCGAGGAGCCCGGGGACGGTTTGCGCACGGAAGAAGAGTCCGGCGAACACAAGGGCACACAG ACGCCTGCCTCTCCCAAGCCTGAGACTTCCACCCTTGTCTGTCGAGTACTTGCGCTGCCTTTTCGAACTGCG CTAATGGTTACCAAACCCATTCAGCGAACGATGGTTTACTTTGCTAAGAGCCGGCGGTACCGAAAGACTGGGCGGACACCTTGTCTTGAAACCAGGACAGCGAAGAAGTCCTTGGAAGGGCGACCTAGG GCTTCGCCAAGAAAGCGAGCGAGTAAGCCAGAGAAACCACCATTCTATCGTCGACTCGCCACATCCTTACTGGTCACCCTCAAGATTATGAATCCACCACAACCTGAAGATACCTCAGTCCAACCACCCAACTATGTCTTCGACCCGAATATTG ttccCTCTCCCAAGCACAAATTTGCAAAACGGTCACACGATGACGTTGGAAGTGATGACGGGACTCTCTCAGACATCATGGGTGACCTCGAGGACTACTGTAGTGATGATGATCCCAACTATGAG TGGGATTACAGCTGCATGGGAGAAGACTACGACAGTTTCGAGTACATGACTGATTCCTTTAGCGATCTCGAGGAAGAGTTGGATTTCGTTGAGAAGGAGGCGGGGACAAACATCCTTGGAGGG TTACAGTGCTTTCTTGACAAAAACGAAATCGGTGACGATGGCGGCAAAAACTACACCTCTGACTCAAAGTCGGGTATGGCAGTGTCGAGCAAGGCAAAAGTGACTGAGTCGAACATGACAGAGGTGAAGGAGTCTAACATGGGAGCGATGACCGAGCCGAACATGGCAGAGGTGACTAAAGGGATGCGTCACATGTCATACAATACAG AGAATAAGGGCCGCAAATCGAGATCACAAAGTAACTGCGAGATTAGGCGACACCAAAACCGACAAGAAATGTTCCGAAGCAATCGAAACGAATACTAA
- the LOC135503142 gene encoding uncharacterized protein LOC135503142 isoform X1, whose product MTDVYDKYPSFIPSASKTEKNGSSRHHKAPLSQSETKAEINRKKLYEGGSIFLEELCSLPMTQRAAEAVMEIKKGNTLFGSLGALAASAGLFVANACVSPIKVATSVVAKTSPTAAVYVDSTAAVLLESVETALPVIRSDPVKVARRLKYRSVKLMYDGARCVVKSQIGQCALKTVNTLVEGAEVMLAYVAPLDSCAETAEEPGDGLRTEEESGEHKGTQTPASPKPETSTLVCRVLALPFRTALMVTKPIQRTMVYFAKSRRYRKTGRTPCLETRTAKKSLEGRPRASPRKRASKPEKPPFYRRLATSLLVTLKIMNPPQPEDTSVQPPNYVFDPNIVPSPKHKFAKRSHDDVGSDDGTLSDIMGDLEDYCSDDDPNYEWDYSCMGEDYDSFEYMTDSFSDLEEELDFVEKEAGTNILGGRIRAANRDHKVTARLGDTKTDKKCSEAIETNTNTPVTCAAVMNTITTATKTTAAATKTTAAATKTTAAATKTTAAATKTSTTSPKTFAAATKSATITKAPTTTSTTGVKKDKGDPFTNNNFTILAPEDTAPLTKNVALPPLK is encoded by the exons ATGACCGACGTGTACGACAAGTACCCATCTTTCATTCCATCTGCTTCG AAAACGGAGAAAAATGGCTCAAGCCGGCACCACAAGGCTCCCCTGTCGCAGTCTGAGACAAAGGCCGAAATCAACCGCAAGAAGCTCTATGAAGGAGGCAGCATTTTCCTGGAGGAGCTATGTTCTCTACCGATGACGCAGAGAGCGGCGGAGGCAGTTATGGAGATAAAGAAGGGCAACACTTTGTTTGGGTCACTCGGGGCGCTGGCGGCGTCAGCTGGTCTGTTCGTCGCCAACGCCTGCGTCTCTCCAATCAAGGTTGCGACTTCGGTGGTTGCGAAGACGAGTCCCACAGCTG cTGTGTACGTGGACTCCACTGCCGCTGTTTTGTTAGAGAGCGTCGAGACAGCTCTACCAGTCATTAGGTCCGATCCAGTCAAG GTGGCTAGACGGTTAAAATACAGGTCCGTCAAGTTGATGTATGACGGGGCCAGATGCGTGGTGAAGAGCCAGATCGGCCAGTGTGCCCTGAAGACAGTGAATACCCTGGTGGAAGGCGCGGAGGTGATGCTGGCATATGTTGCTCCACTAGATTCTTGCGCGGAGACTGCCGAGGAGCCCGGGGACGGTTTGCGCACGGAAGAAGAGTCCGGCGAACACAAGGGCACACAG ACGCCTGCCTCTCCCAAGCCTGAGACTTCCACCCTTGTCTGTCGAGTACTTGCGCTGCCTTTTCGAACTGCG CTAATGGTTACCAAACCCATTCAGCGAACGATGGTTTACTTTGCTAAGAGCCGGCGGTACCGAAAGACTGGGCGGACACCTTGTCTTGAAACCAGGACAGCGAAGAAGTCCTTGGAAGGGCGACCTAGG GCTTCGCCAAGAAAGCGAGCGAGTAAGCCAGAGAAACCACCATTCTATCGTCGACTCGCCACATCCTTACTGGTCACCCTCAAGATTATGAATCCACCACAACCTGAAGATACCTCAGTCCAACCACCCAACTATGTCTTCGACCCGAATATTG ttccCTCTCCCAAGCACAAATTTGCAAAACGGTCACACGATGACGTTGGAAGTGATGACGGGACTCTCTCAGACATCATGGGTGACCTCGAGGACTACTGTAGTGATGATGATCCCAACTATGAG TGGGATTACAGCTGCATGGGAGAAGACTACGACAGTTTCGAGTACATGACTGATTCCTTTAGCGATCTCGAGGAAGAGTTGGATTTCGTTGAGAAGGAGGCGGGGACAAACATCCTTGGAGGG AGAATAAGGGCCGCAAATCGAGATCACAAAGTAACTGCGAGATTAGGCGACACCAAAACCGACAAGAAATGTTCCGAAGCAATCGAAACGAATACTAATACTCCTGTAACATGTGCTGCGGTTATGAATACGATTACCACGGCCACGAAAACAACTGCCGCTGCCACGAAAACAACTGCCGCTGCCACGAAAACAACTGCCGCTGCCACGAAAACAACTGCCGCTGCCACGAAAACGAGTACAACGTCCCCGAAAACATTTGCTGCTGCCACTAAAAGTGCTACGATCACGAAAGCGCCAACTACAACTTCCACAACTGGTGTTAAAAAGGATAAAGGTGATCCTTTCACCAACAACAACTTCACTATATTGGCCCCAGAAGACACAGCCCCGCTGACAAAAAACGTGGCGCTCCCTCCACTCAAGTAG
- the LOC135503142 gene encoding uncharacterized protein LOC135503142 isoform X3, with translation MTDVYDKYPSFIPSASKTEKNGSSRHHKAPLSQSETKAEINRKKLYEGGSIFLEELCSLPMTQRAAEAVMEIKKGNTLFGSLGALAASAGLFVANACVSPIKVATSVVAKTSPTAAVYVDSTAAVLLESVETALPVIRSDPVKVARRLKYRSVKLMYDGARCVVKSQIGQCALKTVNTLVEGAEVMLAYVAPLDSCAETAEEPGDGLRTEEESGEHKGTQTPASPKPETSTLVCRVLALPFRTALMVTKPIQRTMVYFAKSRRYRKTGRTPCLETRTAKKSLEGRPRASPRKRASKPEKPPFYRRLATSLLVTLKIMNPPQPEDTSVQPPNYVFDPNIVPSPKHKFAKRSHDDVGSDDGTLSDIMGDLEDYCSDDDPNYEWDYSCMGEDYDSFEYMTDSFSDLEEELDFVEKEAGTNILGGMRAIGVELQDTAPRVSFDGDIVSYETFGM, from the exons ATGACCGACGTGTACGACAAGTACCCATCTTTCATTCCATCTGCTTCG AAAACGGAGAAAAATGGCTCAAGCCGGCACCACAAGGCTCCCCTGTCGCAGTCTGAGACAAAGGCCGAAATCAACCGCAAGAAGCTCTATGAAGGAGGCAGCATTTTCCTGGAGGAGCTATGTTCTCTACCGATGACGCAGAGAGCGGCGGAGGCAGTTATGGAGATAAAGAAGGGCAACACTTTGTTTGGGTCACTCGGGGCGCTGGCGGCGTCAGCTGGTCTGTTCGTCGCCAACGCCTGCGTCTCTCCAATCAAGGTTGCGACTTCGGTGGTTGCGAAGACGAGTCCCACAGCTG cTGTGTACGTGGACTCCACTGCCGCTGTTTTGTTAGAGAGCGTCGAGACAGCTCTACCAGTCATTAGGTCCGATCCAGTCAAG GTGGCTAGACGGTTAAAATACAGGTCCGTCAAGTTGATGTATGACGGGGCCAGATGCGTGGTGAAGAGCCAGATCGGCCAGTGTGCCCTGAAGACAGTGAATACCCTGGTGGAAGGCGCGGAGGTGATGCTGGCATATGTTGCTCCACTAGATTCTTGCGCGGAGACTGCCGAGGAGCCCGGGGACGGTTTGCGCACGGAAGAAGAGTCCGGCGAACACAAGGGCACACAG ACGCCTGCCTCTCCCAAGCCTGAGACTTCCACCCTTGTCTGTCGAGTACTTGCGCTGCCTTTTCGAACTGCG CTAATGGTTACCAAACCCATTCAGCGAACGATGGTTTACTTTGCTAAGAGCCGGCGGTACCGAAAGACTGGGCGGACACCTTGTCTTGAAACCAGGACAGCGAAGAAGTCCTTGGAAGGGCGACCTAGG GCTTCGCCAAGAAAGCGAGCGAGTAAGCCAGAGAAACCACCATTCTATCGTCGACTCGCCACATCCTTACTGGTCACCCTCAAGATTATGAATCCACCACAACCTGAAGATACCTCAGTCCAACCACCCAACTATGTCTTCGACCCGAATATTG ttccCTCTCCCAAGCACAAATTTGCAAAACGGTCACACGATGACGTTGGAAGTGATGACGGGACTCTCTCAGACATCATGGGTGACCTCGAGGACTACTGTAGTGATGATGATCCCAACTATGAG TGGGATTACAGCTGCATGGGAGAAGACTACGACAGTTTCGAGTACATGACTGATTCCTTTAGCGATCTCGAGGAAGAGTTGGATTTCGTTGAGAAGGAGGCGGGGACAAACATCCTTGGAGGG ATGCGAGCGATTGGGGTTGAACTACAGGATACCGCGCCGCGGGTTTCCTTTGATGGGGATATTGTCTCATACGAAACTTTTGGGATGTAG